A window of Acidimicrobiia bacterium contains these coding sequences:
- a CDS encoding PQQ-dependent sugar dehydrogenase — translation MGAAACLAVGACGSSKSTSAGGSPATIPATSARATTTTTKSASPSSTAAPNFAKANIKLTEIASGLSSPLAIVPRHGTSTLYIAEQVGRVRAYANGALLKTPVLDIRSLLKSGGEQGLLGITFSPDGNKLYVDYTDKNDDTNVDEFLMAHDVAQMQTRRRVLLVHQPFSNHNGGEVLTGPDGMLYIGLGDGGSEGDPNNNGQNRTTFLSKILRINPNPTATGAYSVPANNPWVGQASSRPETWEWGLRNPWRFSFDKKTGDLWTGDVGQGDWEEVDFAKAGQGGLNYGWSLREGDHKYKGARPPGEVDPVYEFSHASGGVAVTGGYVYRGTRIPNLVGTYVFCDYYQAQIIGLQQHDGVVTAHRPLAQAQGEVSSFGQDNNGELYVADLEGGSVFRIDPA, via the coding sequence GTGGGAGCCGCAGCCTGTCTCGCGGTCGGGGCGTGCGGCAGCTCGAAGTCGACGAGCGCGGGCGGCAGCCCGGCCACGATTCCCGCGACGAGCGCGCGGGCGACGACCACGACGACGAAGTCCGCGAGCCCGTCGTCGACCGCGGCGCCGAACTTCGCGAAGGCGAACATCAAGCTCACCGAGATCGCGTCGGGACTCAGCAGTCCGCTCGCGATCGTGCCCCGTCACGGCACGTCGACGCTCTACATCGCGGAGCAGGTCGGACGCGTGCGCGCGTACGCGAACGGAGCACTGCTGAAGACGCCGGTGCTCGACATCCGGAGTCTGCTGAAGTCGGGTGGCGAGCAGGGTCTGCTCGGAATCACGTTCTCACCCGACGGCAACAAGCTGTACGTCGACTACACCGACAAGAACGACGACACGAACGTCGACGAGTTCCTGATGGCGCACGACGTCGCGCAGATGCAGACGCGCCGGCGCGTGCTGCTCGTGCACCAGCCGTTCTCGAACCACAACGGCGGCGAGGTGCTCACCGGTCCCGACGGGATGCTGTACATCGGCCTCGGCGACGGCGGCAGCGAGGGCGACCCGAACAACAACGGGCAGAACCGCACGACGTTCCTCAGCAAGATCCTGCGCATCAACCCGAACCCGACGGCGACCGGTGCGTACTCCGTGCCCGCGAACAACCCGTGGGTCGGGCAGGCGAGCTCGCGGCCCGAGACGTGGGAGTGGGGACTGCGCAACCCGTGGCGCTTCTCGTTCGACAAGAAGACCGGTGACCTCTGGACCGGCGATGTCGGGCAGGGCGACTGGGAAGAGGTCGACTTCGCGAAGGCGGGCCAGGGCGGGTTGAACTACGGCTGGAGCCTGCGCGAAGGGGACCACAAGTACAAGGGCGCGCGCCCGCCCGGCGAGGTCGACCCGGTGTACGAGTTCTCGCACGCGTCGGGCGGTGTCGCGGTGACCGGCGGCTACGTGTACCGCGGTACGCGCATCCCGAACCTCGTCGGCACGTACGTGTTCTGCGACTACTACCAGGCGCAGATCATCGGGCTGCAGCAGCACGACGGCGTCGTCACCGCGCACCGGCCGCTCGCGCAGGCGCAGGGCGAGGTGTCGAGCTTCGGCCAGGACAACAACGGCGAGCTCTACGTCGCCGACCTCGAGGGCGGCTCCGTCTTCCGAATCGACCCGGCGTAA
- a CDS encoding homoserine dehydrogenase produces the protein MGVGILGCGNVGGSLVALIDRHRDLIAARAGVDLRVRRVAVRNVSKDRPVDLPEGVLTADAVSVVADPDVDIVVEVIGGIEPARALILDALGRGKPVVTGNKELLANVGSELFEAAEAAQVDLLFEASVAGGIPLIRPLRESLAGERIRRVTGIVNGTTNFILTRMSEDGLSFADALAEAQSLGYAESDPTADVGGFDAAAKAAIIASIAFDAKVVAGDVYREGIAAITAADIAAARDLGFVVKLLAVAEEIDGSIAVRVHPAMIPAQHPLASVRGSFNAVFIEGAAVGELMLYGRGAGGDPTAVAVLGDLVDAAKNLRTGGHNANFGARPRVPIHPIDEVESQFYVTVDVADRPGVLAAIAGVFAKFDVSIQSMEQQGRGDEAHLIFVTHLAREADLRATMHEVGGLDAVERVGSVLRVVGGSG, from the coding sequence ATCGGGGTCGGGATCCTCGGGTGCGGAAACGTCGGCGGCTCGCTCGTCGCGCTGATCGACCGACACCGCGACCTGATCGCGGCGCGTGCCGGCGTCGATCTGCGCGTGCGGCGCGTCGCCGTGCGCAACGTGTCGAAGGACCGGCCCGTCGACCTGCCGGAGGGCGTGCTCACGGCCGACGCGGTGTCCGTGGTCGCGGATCCCGATGTCGACATCGTCGTCGAGGTGATCGGTGGCATCGAGCCCGCGCGCGCGTTGATCCTCGACGCGCTCGGGCGGGGCAAGCCGGTCGTGACCGGCAACAAGGAGCTGCTCGCGAACGTCGGCAGCGAGCTGTTCGAAGCCGCGGAGGCCGCGCAGGTCGACCTGCTGTTCGAAGCGTCGGTCGCAGGCGGCATCCCGCTCATCCGCCCGTTGCGCGAGTCGCTCGCGGGCGAGCGCATCCGGCGCGTCACCGGGATCGTCAACGGCACGACGAACTTCATCCTCACGCGCATGAGCGAGGACGGCCTCTCGTTCGCCGACGCGCTCGCCGAGGCGCAGTCGCTCGGCTACGCGGAGAGCGACCCGACCGCCGACGTCGGCGGTTTCGACGCAGCTGCGAAGGCCGCGATCATTGCGTCGATCGCGTTCGACGCGAAGGTCGTCGCCGGCGACGTGTACCGCGAGGGCATCGCCGCGATCACCGCGGCCGACATCGCCGCGGCGCGCGACCTCGGCTTCGTCGTGAAGCTGCTCGCGGTCGCCGAGGAGATCGACGGCTCGATCGCGGTGCGCGTGCACCCCGCGATGATCCCGGCGCAACATCCGCTCGCATCGGTACGCGGGTCGTTCAACGCGGTGTTCATCGAAGGCGCGGCCGTCGGCGAGCTCATGCTCTACGGCCGCGGCGCGGGCGGGGACCCGACCGCGGTCGCGGTGCTCGGCGATCTCGTCGACGCCGCCAAGAACCTGCGTACCGGCGGGCACAACGCCAACTTCGGAGCGCGGCCGCGCGTGCCGATCCACCCGATCGACGAGGTCGAGTCGCAGTTCTACGTGACGGTCGACGTCGCCGACCGACCCGGTGTGCTCGCCGCGATCGCGGGTGTGTTCGCGAAGTTCGACGTGTCGATCCAGTCGATGGAGCAACAGGGACGCGGCGACGAGGCGCACCTCATCTTCGTCACGCACCTCGCGCGCGAGGCCGACCTGCGCGCCACCATGCACGAGGTCGGCGGGCTCGACGCGGTGGAGCGCGTCGGCAGCGTGCTGCGCGTCGTCGGAGGCAGCGGATGA
- the apgM gene encoding 2,3-bisphosphoglycerate-independent phosphoglycerate mutase: MPTGRRKYVVFVPDGCADVALAELGGRTPLEAARMPNLAALAAESEVGRARVIPDGLPPGSDVGNMAILGYDPERFHTGRAPIEAAAMGVTLAADEVAFRCNLVTLSDDSDRPTMLDFAAGHISSEQSHPIVAALDDALGNGRDGVRFHPGVEYRHLCVVPRDWSDAQCTPPHDLTGDPVVWPSGPAAPKLQALMDASRAVVAGAARDVGSVATQIWLWGQGAMPSLPPFAQTYGVDGRLTSAVDLVQGLGVLTGIEIVDVPGASAGFDNDYRAQADACVASLEDRDFFLVHVEATDEAGHQGLSDVKVDALERWDADIIGPVLSALRATGDPFRVLLLPDHATPCSLRTHTDQPVPYLLFDSERRGAGGVYTEPGVATAPLVDAHTLMARLVG; this comes from the coding sequence GTGCCCACCGGACGCAGGAAGTACGTCGTGTTCGTGCCCGACGGTTGTGCCGACGTCGCGCTGGCCGAGCTCGGCGGCCGCACGCCGCTCGAAGCCGCGCGCATGCCGAACCTCGCGGCCCTCGCCGCCGAGTCCGAGGTCGGTCGCGCCCGCGTGATCCCGGACGGGCTGCCCCCGGGCAGCGACGTCGGCAACATGGCGATCCTCGGCTACGACCCCGAGCGTTTCCACACGGGCCGCGCGCCGATCGAGGCCGCGGCGATGGGTGTGACGCTCGCGGCCGACGAGGTCGCCTTCCGCTGCAACCTCGTGACGCTCTCGGACGACTCCGACCGCCCGACCATGCTCGACTTCGCGGCCGGCCACATCAGCAGCGAGCAGAGTCATCCGATCGTCGCCGCGCTCGACGACGCGCTCGGCAACGGGCGCGACGGCGTCCGCTTCCATCCCGGTGTCGAGTACCGCCACCTGTGTGTGGTGCCGCGCGACTGGAGTGACGCGCAGTGCACTCCACCGCACGACCTCACCGGTGATCCCGTCGTGTGGCCGTCGGGTCCGGCCGCGCCGAAGCTGCAGGCGTTGATGGACGCGTCGCGCGCGGTCGTCGCGGGCGCGGCGCGCGATGTCGGCTCGGTCGCGACGCAGATCTGGTTGTGGGGCCAGGGCGCGATGCCGTCGTTGCCGCCGTTCGCGCAGACCTATGGCGTCGACGGTCGGCTGACGTCCGCGGTCGATCTCGTGCAGGGCCTCGGTGTGTTGACCGGCATCGAGATCGTCGACGTGCCCGGCGCGTCCGCGGGCTTCGACAACGACTACCGCGCGCAGGCCGATGCGTGCGTCGCGTCGCTCGAGGATCGCGACTTCTTCCTCGTGCACGTCGAGGCCACCGATGAAGCGGGGCATCAGGGACTGAGCGACGTGAAGGTCGACGCGCTCGAGCGTTGGGACGCCGACATCATCGGCCCGGTGTTGAGCGCGCTGCGCGCGACCGGCGATCCCTTCCGCGTGCTGCTCCTGCCCGACCACGCGACGCCGTGCTCGTTGCGCACGCACACGGACCAGCCGGTTCCGTACCTTCTCTTCGACTCCGAGCGCCGCGGCGCCGGCGGCGTCTACACGGAACCCGGCGTCGCGACCGCGCCGCTCGTCGACGCGCACACCCTCATGGCCCGCCTGGTGGGGTGA
- a CDS encoding SDR family oxidoreductase, producing the protein MTTALITGASAGIGNAFASQLAARGNDVVLVARDEERLQKLAAELRAQHNIAAEVLAADLTDTGALARVEARLADAARPIDTLVNNAGFGSNGLLHELDVDDETREINLNVVALVRLTHAALGPMVARRAGGILNVSSIAGMQPTPRNATYGATKAFVTSFTQSVHEELRGTGVRATVVCPGFTRTEFQERAGIDSSRLPGFLWQSAGEVAAGALDALERGRAVYVPGTMNRMTAGFVSVLPDSVTRRAAALVIKFSE; encoded by the coding sequence ATGACAACCGCATTGATCACCGGCGCGTCGGCGGGGATCGGCAACGCTTTTGCGAGTCAGCTCGCGGCGCGCGGCAACGATGTCGTCCTCGTCGCGCGCGACGAGGAGCGCCTGCAGAAGCTCGCGGCCGAGCTGCGCGCGCAGCACAACATCGCGGCCGAGGTGCTCGCGGCCGACCTCACCGATACGGGCGCGCTCGCGCGCGTCGAGGCGCGCTTGGCCGACGCGGCGCGACCGATCGACACGCTCGTCAACAACGCGGGGTTCGGCAGCAACGGACTCCTGCACGAGCTCGATGTCGATGACGAGACCCGCGAGATCAACCTCAACGTCGTCGCACTCGTCCGGCTGACACACGCGGCGCTCGGACCGATGGTCGCGCGGCGCGCGGGCGGCATCCTCAACGTGTCGTCGATCGCGGGCATGCAACCGACACCGCGCAACGCGACCTACGGCGCCACGAAGGCGTTCGTCACGAGCTTCACGCAGTCGGTGCACGAGGAGCTGCGCGGCACCGGCGTGCGCGCGACGGTCGTGTGCCCGGGCTTCACCCGCACCGAGTTCCAGGAGCGCGCCGGCATCGACTCGAGTCGCCTGCCGGGCTTCCTCTGGCAGAGCGCCGGCGAGGTCGCGGCCGGTGCCCTCGACGCGCTCGAACGCGGGCGCGCGGTCTACGTGCCGGGGACGATGAACCGCATGACGGCGGGATTCGTCAGCGTGCTGCCCGACTCCGTGACGCGCCGCGCTGCCGCCCTCGTCATCAAGTTCTCCGAATAG
- the lysA gene encoding diaminopimelate decarboxylase, producing the protein MSDAPFDRSLLPRSAAVDDEGRCVLGGIPLDQLAERFGTPLYVYDEAELRGRCREYMDAFPGGVAYASKAFLCVAMAKLVASEGLAIDVATGGELHLALHAGIDPAMIVFHGNNKSEAELERALRAGVGRVVADSFAELDRIDALVAGGLRAPAVMVRVTPGIEAHTHEYLETAVDDSKFGFGLGSGDALVAARRVIESNTTTFAGLHCHIGSQVFRSDSFDRALDRMVGLIAEIVATTGATVDELNMGGGLGVRYVAGDDPPTIAEHGASVHASLAKAVAAHGVLDTPRLSTEPGRSIAAPAGITLYRVGTIKPIPNVRTYVAVDGGMSDNLRPVTYGAQYESFVPARVDAPRPATVTIAGKHCEQGDLLVRDASVPDDLAVGEVLAVPVTGAYGHSMASNYNRVTRPAVVFVRDGDARVVVRRETEADLLAREEE; encoded by the coding sequence ATGAGCGACGCGCCGTTCGACCGGTCGCTGCTACCCCGTTCGGCGGCGGTCGACGACGAGGGCCGCTGCGTGCTCGGCGGCATCCCGCTCGACCAGCTCGCGGAACGCTTCGGCACACCGCTCTACGTCTACGACGAGGCCGAGCTGCGCGGTCGCTGCCGCGAGTACATGGACGCGTTCCCCGGTGGTGTCGCGTACGCGAGCAAGGCGTTCCTCTGCGTCGCGATGGCGAAGCTCGTCGCGAGCGAGGGCCTCGCGATCGACGTGGCGACGGGGGGCGAGCTGCACCTCGCACTGCACGCGGGTATCGACCCCGCAATGATCGTCTTCCACGGCAACAACAAGTCGGAGGCCGAGCTCGAGCGTGCACTGCGCGCCGGCGTCGGGCGCGTCGTCGCCGACTCGTTCGCCGAGCTCGACCGCATCGATGCGCTCGTCGCCGGCGGCCTGCGCGCGCCCGCGGTCATGGTGCGCGTGACGCCGGGTATCGAGGCCCACACGCACGAATACCTCGAGACCGCGGTCGACGACTCGAAGTTCGGCTTCGGCCTCGGCAGCGGCGACGCGCTCGTCGCCGCGCGTCGCGTCATCGAGTCGAACACGACGACGTTCGCGGGCCTGCACTGTCACATCGGCTCGCAGGTGTTCCGCTCCGACTCGTTCGACCGCGCGCTCGACCGCATGGTCGGTCTCATCGCCGAGATCGTCGCGACCACGGGCGCGACCGTCGACGAGCTGAACATGGGCGGCGGGCTCGGCGTGCGGTACGTCGCCGGCGACGATCCGCCGACGATCGCGGAGCACGGCGCGTCGGTGCACGCCTCCCTCGCGAAGGCGGTCGCCGCGCACGGCGTGCTCGACACGCCGCGCCTGTCGACGGAACCCGGTCGTTCGATCGCGGCGCCCGCCGGTATCACGCTCTACCGCGTGGGCACGATCAAGCCGATTCCGAACGTGCGCACGTACGTCGCGGTCGACGGAGGGATGAGCGACAACCTCCGTCCCGTCACCTACGGCGCGCAGTACGAATCGTTCGTACCCGCCCGCGTCGACGCACCGCGCCCCGCGACCGTCACGATCGCGGGCAAGCACTGCGAGCAGGGCGACCTGCTCGTGCGGGACGCGTCCGTGCCCGACGACCTCGCGGTCGGTGAGGTGCTCGCGGTGCCGGTGACGGGCGCATACGGTCACTCGATGGCGTCCAACTACAACCGTGTGACCCGCCCGGCCGTCGTGTTCGTGCGGGACGGCGACGCTCGGGTCGTCGTGCGGCGCGAGACCGAGGCGGACCTGCTCGCCCGCGAGGAAGAATGA
- the thrC gene encoding threonine synthase, with amino-acid sequence MSWPGLIEAYRDRLPVDASTPVVTLLEGNTPLVSAPRLSEQTRADVYLKVEGANPTGSFKDRGMTLAISKALEGGAKVVVCASTGNTSAAAAAYSARAGLIAAVLIPDGHVALGKLAQALIHGARVVPIRGSFDDALRIVRELGERGGVTVVNSINPFRIEGQKTAAFEVCDVLGRHPDVHCLPVGNAGNITAYWRGYVEYERDAVTKGRPRMLGWQAAGAAPLVSGEPVPYPETIATAIRIGNPASWDGAIAARDESGGAIESVTDAEILAAYRSLASLEGVFVEPASAASVAGLLKASEAGLIEAGETVVCTVTGHGLKDPNRAIAEVETGEAVDADADLVLQELGLS; translated from the coding sequence ATGAGCTGGCCCGGGCTCATCGAGGCGTATCGCGATCGCTTGCCGGTCGACGCGTCGACGCCGGTCGTCACACTGCTCGAGGGCAACACACCGCTCGTGAGCGCGCCGCGCCTCTCGGAGCAGACGCGCGCCGACGTGTACCTCAAGGTCGAAGGCGCGAACCCGACGGGCTCGTTCAAGGACCGCGGCATGACGCTCGCGATCAGCAAGGCACTCGAAGGCGGCGCCAAGGTCGTCGTGTGCGCGTCGACCGGCAACACGTCGGCGGCGGCGGCCGCGTACTCGGCGCGTGCCGGACTCATCGCGGCCGTGCTCATCCCCGACGGTCACGTCGCACTCGGAAAGCTCGCGCAGGCGCTCATCCACGGCGCGCGCGTCGTGCCGATCCGCGGCAGCTTCGACGACGCGCTGCGGATCGTGCGCGAGCTCGGAGAGCGCGGCGGCGTCACGGTCGTGAACTCGATCAACCCGTTCCGCATCGAGGGCCAGAAGACCGCGGCGTTCGAGGTGTGCGACGTGCTCGGCCGCCATCCCGACGTGCACTGCTTGCCGGTCGGGAACGCGGGCAACATCACCGCCTACTGGCGCGGTTACGTCGAGTACGAGCGCGACGCCGTCACGAAGGGCCGGCCCCGCATGCTCGGGTGGCAGGCCGCGGGCGCAGCGCCGCTCGTGTCGGGTGAACCGGTGCCGTATCCCGAGACGATCGCGACCGCGATCCGCATCGGGAACCCTGCGTCGTGGGACGGCGCGATCGCGGCGCGGGACGAGTCCGGTGGCGCGATCGAGTCGGTGACCGACGCCGAGATCCTCGCCGCGTACCGGTCGCTCGCATCGCTCGAAGGCGTGTTCGTCGAGCCCGCCTCGGCGGCCTCGGTGGCGGGCTTGCTGAAGGCGTCGGAAGCCGGACTCATCGAGGCGGGGGAGACCGTGGTGTGCACCGTCACCGGTCACGGGTTGAAGGATCCGAACCGCGCGATCGCCGAAGTCGAGACGGGTGAAGCCGTCGATGCCGACGCCGACCTCGTCCTTCAGGAGTTGGGTCTGTCATGA
- the rpmE gene encoding 50S ribosomal protein L31 translates to MKTETHPNYIECQVHCSCGNEFTTRSTLPSLRVELCSECHPFYTGKQKLVDTGGRVDRYQRRLAKSTAAKAAAKKKPAAAPPA, encoded by the coding sequence ATGAAGACCGAGACTCACCCGAACTACATCGAGTGCCAAGTGCACTGCTCCTGTGGGAACGAGTTCACGACCCGCTCGACGCTGCCCTCGCTGCGGGTCGAGCTGTGCTCGGAGTGCCACCCCTTCTACACCGGCAAGCAGAAGCTGGTCGACACCGGTGGTCGCGTGGATCGCTACCAGCGCCGGCTCGCGAAGTCGACGGCCGCGAAGGCCGCGGCGAAGAAGAAGCCGGCCGCCGCCCCTCCGGCGTAG
- the rho gene encoding transcription termination factor Rho — MSNETFERTALDGKDREQLQAIASALGLKAISRLKKAELVDAILGATAGANGGKGASGNGDRATKSRTIRSTGPAKSDLDVLAEEEAAIAASAATPEPDLMPARRRPAAAAETEKNGRADTAAASAPASAPASAASTDAPPATSRQSAPADDHAAVGHHDFGGSTPVGAPDNGQPGNDYEGSGNKRRRRRRGRDRDRERGFEPKPEEATGEAIEVEGLLDLRDEGYGFLRTGSYLAGRDDAYVSASQVRRFALRKGDFIKGATRAAATTEKYPALMRVDEINDMTPDEARQRPRFEDLTPLFPDERLRLELAGNPAEMTGRVVDLISPIGKGQRGMVVSPPKAGKTTILKQIVYSIERNNPEVHLMVLLVDERPEEVTDMKRHVQRGEVIASTFDRPSDEHTQVAELTIERAKRLVELGKDVVIILDGITRLARAYNLAAPASGRIMSGGIDAGALYPPKKFFGAARNVEEGGSLTIIATALVETNSKMDEHIFEEFKGTGNMELRLDRRTADRRIFPAIDVEQSSTRHEELLFDRMALQQVWKLRRVMSALDGGAGLELLLDKLRTTKGNDEFLAQIAKTPSGMGA; from the coding sequence ATGAGCAACGAGACCTTCGAGCGGACCGCGCTCGACGGCAAGGATCGGGAGCAGCTGCAGGCGATCGCCTCGGCGCTCGGTCTGAAGGCGATCAGCCGCCTGAAGAAGGCCGAGCTGGTCGATGCGATCCTCGGCGCGACCGCCGGCGCCAACGGCGGGAAGGGCGCGTCGGGGAACGGCGATCGCGCGACGAAGTCGCGCACGATCCGCTCCACGGGTCCTGCGAAGAGCGACCTCGACGTGCTCGCGGAGGAAGAGGCCGCGATCGCGGCCTCGGCCGCGACGCCGGAGCCCGACCTCATGCCGGCGCGCCGCCGTCCCGCGGCCGCGGCCGAGACCGAGAAGAACGGCCGCGCCGACACCGCGGCGGCGTCCGCACCGGCGTCCGCACCGGCGTCGGCCGCGTCGACCGATGCGCCGCCCGCGACTTCCCGTCAATCCGCGCCGGCCGACGACCACGCCGCGGTCGGTCACCACGACTTCGGAGGCTCGACGCCCGTCGGCGCGCCCGACAACGGCCAGCCCGGAAACGACTACGAGGGCAGCGGCAACAAGCGTCGCCGCCGACGACGCGGGCGTGACCGTGATCGCGAGCGCGGCTTCGAGCCCAAGCCCGAAGAGGCGACCGGCGAGGCGATCGAGGTCGAGGGTCTGCTCGACCTGCGCGACGAGGGTTACGGCTTCCTCCGCACCGGCAGCTACCTCGCGGGACGCGACGACGCGTACGTGTCCGCATCGCAGGTGCGCCGCTTCGCGCTGCGCAAGGGCGACTTCATCAAGGGCGCGACGCGCGCCGCGGCGACCACCGAGAAGTACCCGGCGCTCATGCGCGTCGACGAGATCAACGACATGACGCCCGACGAGGCGCGGCAGCGGCCGCGCTTCGAGGACCTCACGCCGCTCTTCCCCGACGAGCGACTGCGACTCGAGCTCGCCGGCAACCCGGCCGAGATGACCGGCCGGGTCGTCGACCTGATCTCACCGATCGGCAAGGGCCAGCGCGGGATGGTGGTGTCGCCGCCGAAGGCCGGCAAGACCACGATCCTCAAGCAGATCGTGTACTCGATCGAGCGCAACAATCCCGAGGTGCACCTCATGGTGCTGCTCGTCGACGAGCGGCCCGAAGAGGTCACCGACATGAAGCGCCACGTGCAGCGGGGCGAGGTGATCGCGAGCACGTTCGACCGTCCCTCCGACGAGCACACGCAGGTCGCCGAGCTCACGATCGAGCGCGCGAAGCGACTCGTCGAGCTGGGCAAAGACGTCGTGATCATCCTCGACGGCATCACCCGCCTGGCCCGCGCCTACAACCTCGCGGCGCCTGCGTCCGGCCGCATCATGTCGGGCGGTATCGACGCCGGCGCCCTCTATCCACCCAAGAAGTTCTTCGGCGCGGCCCGCAATGTCGAAGAGGGCGGCTCGCTCACGATCATCGCGACCGCGCTCGTCGAGACCAACTCGAAGATGGACGAGCACATCTTCGAGGAGTTCAAGGGCACCGGGAACATGGAGCTGCGCCTCGACCGCCGCACCGCCGACCGCCGCATCTTCCCGGCCATCGACGTCGAGCAGTCGAGCACCCGCCACGAGGAGCTTCTCTTCGACCGGATGGCGCTCCAGCAGGTCTGGAAATTACGGAGGGTCATGAGCGCGTTGGATGGCGGCGCGGGGCTCGAGCTGCTGCTCGACAAGCTCCGCACGACCAAGGGCAACGACGAGTTCCTCGCCCAGATCGCCAAGACGCCCTCGGGCATGGGCGCCTAA
- the argS gene encoding arginine--tRNA ligase, whose product MIRDRLTSALRATLGSLGLPEPAAGVALEVPRRRDQGDFSTSVALQLKGPTGRPSQELATEIRDALLAQSPPHVVAIDVAGPGFLNFRLDPSWTHDVLRDVVASGARYGHSDALAGQRINLEFVSANPTGPLHAGGGRWVAVGDAIANLLAAQGAEVHREYYLNDAGTQLDNFGLSLLARLHGTELPENGYHGEYVVEMAAQMRAELGDDVSLDDAREWGYHEAVRQLTHDLGRIGVHFDTWFSERLLHERGDVDDVLRTLEASGHVYEHEGARWLRTTDGGDTRDRVLVRSNGTTTYLANDLAYHRDKFRRGFTHLIDIWGADHHAQVKSLQVGLEMLGFGPPAEPEVLLGQFVKLMRGDQEVRLSKRAGNIITLADILDDVDPDVVRMTFLLLSLDSTQTFDLEVVTSQSMENPVYYVQYAHARVASIARRATEAGVTRRPLTEVDLGRLAHERELEVLRVLDGYPEVVADATSMRAPQKVTTWVRELAARFHSFYRECRVLTDDAELTQARLWLVEASRVGLASALGLLGVSAPESMERLADDEEVDE is encoded by the coding sequence GTGATCCGCGACCGTCTCACGTCCGCCCTGCGCGCCACTCTCGGATCGCTCGGTCTGCCCGAACCCGCGGCCGGCGTCGCGCTCGAAGTGCCGCGCCGGCGCGACCAGGGCGACTTCTCGACGTCGGTGGCGCTCCAGCTCAAGGGTCCGACCGGGCGACCGTCGCAGGAGCTCGCCACCGAGATCCGCGACGCGTTGCTCGCGCAGTCCCCGCCCCACGTGGTCGCGATCGACGTCGCCGGTCCCGGCTTCCTCAACTTCCGGCTCGACCCGAGTTGGACGCACGACGTGCTCCGCGACGTCGTCGCCTCGGGCGCGCGTTACGGCCACTCCGACGCGCTCGCAGGGCAGCGCATCAACCTCGAGTTCGTGTCGGCGAACCCGACCGGTCCGCTGCACGCCGGTGGCGGCCGTTGGGTCGCGGTAGGCGACGCGATCGCGAACCTGCTTGCGGCGCAGGGTGCCGAGGTGCACCGCGAGTACTACCTGAACGACGCGGGCACGCAGCTCGACAACTTCGGCCTGTCGTTGCTGGCGCGATTGCACGGCACGGAGCTGCCCGAGAACGGCTATCACGGCGAGTACGTCGTGGAGATGGCCGCGCAGATGCGCGCCGAGCTCGGCGACGACGTCTCGCTCGACGACGCACGCGAGTGGGGTTACCACGAGGCGGTGCGGCAGCTGACGCACGACCTCGGTCGCATCGGCGTGCACTTCGACACGTGGTTCTCCGAGCGCCTGCTGCACGAGCGCGGCGATGTCGACGACGTGCTGCGCACGCTCGAAGCCTCGGGTCATGTCTATGAGCACGAGGGCGCGCGCTGGCTGCGCACGACCGACGGCGGCGACACGCGCGATCGCGTCCTCGTGCGGAGCAACGGCACGACGACCTATCTCGCGAACGACCTCGCGTACCACCGCGACAAGTTCCGTCGCGGCTTCACACACCTGATCGACATCTGGGGCGCCGACCACCACGCGCAGGTGAAGTCGCTGCAGGTCGGCCTCGAGATGCTCGGCTTCGGACCGCCGGCCGAGCCCGAGGTGCTGCTCGGTCAGTTCGTGAAGCTCATGCGCGGCGATCAGGAAGTACGGCTGTCGAAGCGCGCCGGCAACATCATCACGCTCGCCGACATCCTCGACGACGTCGATCCCGACGTCGTCCGCATGACCTTCCTCTTGCTCTCGCTCGACTCCACGCAGACGTTCGACCTCGAAGTCGTCACGTCGCAGTCGATGGAGAACCCCGTCTATTACGTGCAGTACGCGCACGCGCGGGTGGCGTCGATCGCGCGGCGCGCGACGGAAGCGGGCGTGACCCGCCGCCCGCTCACGGAGGTCGACCTCGGCCGGCTCGCGCACGAGCGCGAGCTCGAAGTGCTGCGCGTGCTCGACGGTTATCCCGAGGTCGTCGCCGACGCGACCTCGATGCGCGCGCCGCAAAAGGTCACGACGTGGGTGCGAGAGCTCGCGGCGCGCTTCCACAGCTTCTATCGCGAGTGCCGTGTGCTCACCGACGACGCCGAGCTCACGCAGGCGCGCCTCTGGCTCGTCGAGGCGAGCCGGGTCGGGCTCGCGTCCGCGCTCGGGCTGCTCGGTGTGAGCGCGCCGGAGTCGATGGAACGGCTGGCCGACGACGAAGAAGTGGACGAATGA